Proteins from a single region of Catenulispora acidiphila DSM 44928:
- a CDS encoding DUF6493 family protein, protein MNTQGAVTIGAATAAGLTPQSSPEDFTFTLRLTGGDAKSVADFFQGMAEKERRTYIKPLREFLRSIGWRTMNQDENWRDFHQRRSLAMRTLTPTALAVFSTASATAKFLRSAQRSDSFDPSQTAAIRQILADRAPAWLPDLPAALLETLEPEDLYRLVEVVGDVAQIPLPATREFVRVWGVKYRWTTDEDRTRDQILADPRLAELAPLVFDDDENDDLFPAWSVFRRTVLSAVKEGKVPRAEVLDASLRRLLRGGRPGALQDHLAFWTALEPVDGEIVERVSSCISLLSSQSGTVARTFLAALKKASDAGLLDLEPALEAASIAVTRPEKNVVKTTLGWLDSLAAGNPARAGQMVGAIATAFSGQAADLQERAVKLVGKHAKALGEDERERLAAEARIHLAPDLAARLAGLLKVSQDSPIDDAGLGYPDVAPYVPRPLLPPIGSPAELAEVFGALMHADPVEAMVFERMLEAVVVFERTDPAALREALAPVVERWWPGWDWTKDQSAVTPRTAMCVLVAAAAGMGGDARRHPHRAGVKQLWSRARARGWGIGWWRRTRTTPADFLIMRAAEVHAALGMPDLPPLVSVPTSPTGAIEPAVLAARLRQCQAQGCEPLEADFHQALLRLPEDCGDVDVSGLTSKAGVRFAAWVAGERIVLPQPRIPDAEEREEERSRGHADSRRRAMRGEDVVPETLLDLAPGVWREPDHCRDQSDWMACWPAIVPSRPDLAALAMIGGVGWSTAPPSPESAVVLAEQDGPQGGTHQVIAARLASDDVQLRASGVDAALVLAARGLLEPAMLSAALTSELRASASGLRRLVPALRDVANGGAARAVWETVALMLPRVVPPAVPKTLSGTTELLVLATELAGTLGVRTPIATVGALAEKKGGSAVTNAARRLEAVLRAG, encoded by the coding sequence ATGAACACCCAAGGAGCCGTCACCATAGGCGCGGCGACCGCAGCCGGTCTGACGCCGCAGAGCTCGCCGGAAGACTTCACCTTCACCCTCCGGCTGACCGGCGGCGACGCGAAGTCCGTCGCGGACTTCTTCCAGGGCATGGCCGAGAAGGAGCGCCGCACCTACATCAAACCCCTGAGAGAGTTCCTGCGCTCGATCGGCTGGCGCACGATGAACCAGGACGAGAACTGGCGCGACTTCCACCAGCGCCGCAGCCTCGCGATGCGGACCCTGACCCCGACGGCGCTGGCGGTGTTCTCCACGGCTTCCGCGACCGCGAAGTTCCTGCGGAGCGCGCAGCGTTCGGACTCCTTCGACCCTTCCCAGACCGCTGCGATCCGGCAGATCCTGGCCGATCGGGCTCCGGCCTGGCTGCCCGATCTGCCCGCCGCCCTGCTGGAGACGCTCGAGCCGGAAGACCTCTACCGGCTGGTGGAAGTGGTCGGCGACGTGGCGCAGATCCCCTTGCCCGCGACGCGCGAGTTCGTGCGCGTCTGGGGCGTGAAGTACCGCTGGACCACCGACGAGGACCGGACGCGGGACCAGATCCTGGCCGATCCGCGGCTCGCCGAACTGGCGCCGCTGGTCTTCGACGACGACGAGAACGACGATCTGTTCCCCGCCTGGTCTGTCTTCCGCCGCACGGTGCTCTCGGCGGTGAAGGAGGGCAAGGTCCCCCGCGCCGAGGTGCTGGACGCCAGCCTGCGCCGGCTGCTGCGCGGCGGCCGCCCCGGCGCGCTGCAGGACCACCTGGCGTTCTGGACCGCGCTGGAGCCGGTCGACGGCGAGATCGTCGAGCGCGTCTCCAGCTGTATCAGCCTGCTGTCGTCGCAGAGCGGGACGGTCGCGCGGACCTTCCTGGCGGCGCTGAAGAAGGCCTCCGACGCCGGCCTGCTCGACCTCGAGCCGGCGCTCGAGGCGGCGTCGATCGCGGTGACGCGCCCGGAGAAGAACGTGGTCAAGACCACCTTGGGCTGGCTGGACTCGCTCGCCGCCGGGAATCCGGCCCGCGCCGGGCAGATGGTTGGAGCGATCGCGACGGCGTTCAGCGGGCAGGCGGCGGATCTGCAGGAGCGCGCGGTGAAGCTGGTCGGCAAGCACGCGAAGGCGCTGGGGGAGGACGAGCGCGAGCGGCTGGCCGCCGAGGCACGGATCCACCTCGCTCCGGACCTCGCCGCGAGGCTCGCCGGGCTGCTCAAGGTTTCGCAGGACTCTCCGATCGACGATGCCGGCCTCGGCTATCCCGACGTGGCACCGTATGTGCCGCGTCCGCTGCTGCCGCCGATCGGGTCGCCCGCGGAGCTGGCCGAGGTGTTCGGCGCGTTGATGCACGCCGATCCGGTCGAGGCGATGGTCTTCGAGCGGATGCTCGAGGCGGTCGTGGTGTTCGAGCGGACGGACCCGGCGGCGCTGCGGGAGGCGCTGGCGCCGGTCGTCGAGCGCTGGTGGCCGGGGTGGGACTGGACCAAGGACCAGTCGGCGGTGACGCCGCGGACAGCCATGTGCGTCCTCGTCGCCGCGGCTGCCGGAATGGGCGGCGACGCGCGGCGGCATCCGCACCGGGCCGGGGTGAAGCAGCTGTGGTCGCGGGCGCGGGCGCGGGGGTGGGGCATCGGCTGGTGGCGCCGGACGCGGACGACGCCTGCCGACTTCCTGATCATGCGGGCCGCCGAAGTGCACGCGGCGCTGGGGATGCCGGACCTGCCGCCGCTGGTGTCGGTGCCGACGTCGCCGACCGGCGCGATCGAGCCGGCGGTGCTGGCGGCGCGCCTGCGTCAGTGCCAGGCGCAGGGCTGCGAGCCGTTGGAGGCGGACTTCCATCAGGCGCTGCTGCGGCTGCCGGAGGACTGCGGGGACGTGGATGTCAGCGGCCTGACATCGAAGGCGGGGGTGCGGTTCGCGGCGTGGGTGGCCGGCGAGCGGATCGTGTTGCCGCAGCCGCGGATACCGGACGCGGAGGAGCGCGAGGAGGAGCGCAGCCGCGGTCACGCCGACAGCCGGCGTCGGGCGATGCGGGGCGAGGACGTGGTGCCGGAGACGCTGCTGGATCTCGCGCCGGGTGTCTGGCGCGAGCCGGACCATTGCCGGGACCAGTCGGACTGGATGGCCTGCTGGCCCGCGATCGTGCCCTCGCGCCCGGATCTGGCGGCGCTGGCGATGATCGGCGGCGTGGGCTGGAGCACGGCGCCGCCCTCGCCGGAGTCCGCGGTCGTGCTCGCGGAGCAGGACGGTCCGCAGGGCGGTACGCATCAGGTGATCGCCGCCCGGCTCGCCAGCGACGACGTGCAGCTGCGCGCGTCAGGCGTCGACGCGGCGCTGGTGCTCGCCGCGCGCGGGCTGCTGGAGCCGGCGATGCTGAGCGCCGCGCTGACGAGCGAGCTGAGAGCCTCGGCGTCGGGGCTGCGGCGGTTGGTCCCGGCACTGCGGGACGTGGCCAACGGCGGCGCGGCGCGGGCGGTGTGGGAGACGGTCGCGCTGATGCTGCCGCGCGTGGTGCCGCCGGCGGTGCCGAAGACGCTGTCGGGTACGACGGAACTGCTGGTGCTGGCGACGGAACTGGCCGGGACGTTGGGGGTCCGCACGCCGATCGCCACGGTCGGGGCGCTCGCGGAGAAGAAGGGCGGGAGCGCGGTGACGAACGCGGCGCGGCGGTTGGAGGCGGTGCTGCGAGCCGGTTGA
- a CDS encoding ADP-ribosylglycohydrolase family protein — MTDDRSLARAVASLRGLAVGDAVGACYFIPLNQPLLTDRRLPPDPWFWTDDTEMACSVLAVLRDHGRADQNALARSFAAHHDFDRGYGAGVNRMLRLIRQEGADWREQAEGMFDGKGSWGNGAAMRVAPLGAWYGSADLDRVVAEATASAEVTHTHPEGVAGAVAVAVAAALATDTSSSGLSGHDFLDEIAERTPPGMVRDGIGNAMTLLPLTDPRSAAASLGNGRYISAPDTVPFCLWIAAKHLDDFETAFWDTACVGGDIDTTCAIVGGIVASRVGVAGIPAVWLKRCEALPEWVGVE, encoded by the coding sequence ATGACCGACGACCGCTCCCTTGCCCGCGCCGTCGCGTCGCTCCGCGGCCTGGCCGTGGGCGACGCGGTGGGCGCCTGCTACTTCATCCCGCTGAACCAGCCGCTCCTCACCGACCGCCGCCTTCCCCCGGACCCCTGGTTCTGGACCGACGACACCGAGATGGCGTGCTCGGTCCTGGCCGTCCTGCGCGACCACGGCCGCGCCGACCAGAACGCCCTGGCGCGGTCCTTCGCCGCGCACCACGACTTCGACCGCGGCTACGGCGCCGGCGTGAACCGCATGCTCCGCCTCATCCGCCAGGAAGGCGCCGACTGGCGCGAACAGGCCGAGGGCATGTTCGACGGCAAGGGCTCCTGGGGCAACGGCGCCGCGATGCGCGTGGCACCCCTCGGCGCCTGGTACGGCTCAGCAGACCTGGACCGCGTGGTCGCCGAGGCGACAGCGTCGGCGGAGGTGACGCACACGCACCCCGAAGGCGTCGCGGGCGCCGTGGCGGTCGCCGTCGCCGCCGCCCTGGCCACCGACACCTCCTCCTCCGGCCTGTCCGGCCACGACTTCCTCGACGAGATCGCCGAACGCACCCCGCCGGGAATGGTCCGCGACGGCATCGGCAACGCGATGACCCTGCTCCCCCTGACCGACCCCCGCAGCGCCGCCGCCTCACTCGGCAACGGCCGCTACATCTCGGCGCCGGACACCGTCCCCTTCTGCCTGTGGATCGCCGCCAAGCACCTCGACGACTTCGAAACCGCCTTCTGGGACACCGCCTGCGTCGGCGGCGACATCGACACCACGTGCGCCATCGTCGGCGGCATCGTGGCATCCCGCGTCGGCGTGGCCGGCATCCCGGCGGTGTGGCTGAAGCGCTGCGAGGCGCTGCCGGAGTGGGTCGGAGTCGAGTGA
- a CDS encoding MFS transporter, with protein sequence MLKLITPYKPILAIPGTRALFVVAFVARLPLTAKSMALTLHVVLDQGGSYAAAGLASMVMTIGMGVGSPMLGRMVDHRGLKPVLLLTGASEAVYWVTAPFLPYPVLLGTTFLLGGVLGVPVFSIIRQAVAARVPDSLRRQAFALDSMIVELVFMVGPALAIATITSMHTATATMAAIGILTIGSVVTMWLLNPPIGHHAAGGDGTRPEKVALSTWVRPAFVLVLATGTAANLVLAGTDISITALLRQQNAVSMAGVCIFAWCLLSLIGGFWHGSTQRPWRLPVLMLLLGAGTIPVGFIGQFGWWWLALILLPAGFMCAPTLSSTAEAVAASVPASARGQAMGLQGSAMTLGGAIGAPLAGTVVDASSPPWAFATTGAIGVALAAAMLAYQRFAGPAAVAAPMPTPAAVPASALVPAQASLAAPTPTQPVPVAAGVAIDAEAAALATAAC encoded by the coding sequence GTGCTCAAGCTCATCACCCCTTACAAGCCGATCCTGGCCATCCCCGGGACCCGGGCTCTGTTCGTCGTCGCCTTCGTGGCGCGGCTGCCGCTGACCGCCAAGTCCATGGCGCTGACGCTGCATGTCGTGCTCGACCAGGGCGGCAGCTACGCCGCGGCCGGTCTGGCGAGCATGGTGATGACCATCGGCATGGGCGTCGGCTCGCCGATGCTGGGGCGGATGGTGGACCACCGCGGGCTCAAGCCGGTGCTGCTGCTGACCGGCGCGTCGGAGGCGGTGTACTGGGTGACGGCGCCGTTCCTGCCGTATCCGGTGCTGCTGGGGACCACCTTCCTGCTCGGCGGCGTCCTCGGCGTACCGGTGTTCTCGATCATCCGGCAGGCGGTCGCCGCACGCGTGCCCGACAGCCTCCGGCGCCAGGCCTTCGCCCTGGACTCGATGATCGTGGAACTGGTCTTCATGGTCGGCCCGGCACTGGCGATCGCGACGATCACCTCGATGCACACCGCGACGGCGACGATGGCCGCGATCGGCATCCTGACCATCGGCTCGGTGGTGACGATGTGGCTCCTGAACCCGCCGATCGGCCACCACGCCGCAGGCGGGGACGGCACGCGGCCCGAGAAGGTCGCACTGAGCACATGGGTCCGGCCCGCGTTCGTGCTGGTACTCGCCACCGGCACCGCGGCGAACCTGGTACTCGCCGGAACCGACATCTCCATCACCGCCCTCCTGCGCCAGCAGAACGCGGTGAGCATGGCGGGCGTCTGCATCTTCGCCTGGTGCCTCCTGTCGCTGATCGGCGGCTTCTGGCACGGCTCGACCCAGCGGCCGTGGCGCCTGCCGGTCCTGATGCTGCTGCTGGGCGCGGGCACGATCCCGGTCGGCTTCATCGGCCAATTCGGCTGGTGGTGGCTGGCACTGATCCTGCTCCCCGCCGGCTTCATGTGCGCCCCGACGCTGTCCTCCACCGCCGAGGCGGTCGCGGCTTCGGTCCCGGCCTCCGCACGCGGCCAGGCGATGGGATTGCAGGGCTCTGCGATGACCCTCGGCGGCGCCATAGGCGCACCCCTGGCCGGCACGGTGGTGGACGCCTCGTCGCCGCCCTGGGCGTTCGCCACGACCGGCGCGATCGGCGTCGCGCTGGCCGCCGCGATGCTGGCGTACCAGCGGTTCGCGGGACCGGCTGCGGTGGCGGCGCCTATGCCGACGCCGGCAGCAGTGCCGGCATCGGCTCTGGTACCGGCGCAGGCATCGCTGGCGGCACCGACACCAACACAGCCGGTACCGGTCGCCGCAGGCGTCGCGATCGACGCCGAGGCCGCCGCTCTGGCGACGGCGGCCTGCTAG
- a CDS encoding Fic family protein: protein MISDLHPGSLSWDEVDPSRHPFDSAAADRVVRSLGPARRVPHRPDAPIGSPEMSAWGSGEAELWAKAMSHALAQHYGLWALGWRWATGEGDHDGGPVRNWCCTQHSIKTPEETITRVVAALIEWREWLESLAGWFEAYPLDRAAVEDGRIVGSRAVHAVIVQVIERTGCASGWYGHCVQVLTWFLNRWGVAPRTAQDLVEQAIGGRFESWTSPDTVLLDEVASKLASSRQPDGGAEASGPVPDHLERWLAIRRSAQPRDVGTGTDAHGYRKTGTATGSKPLALLRDGAAEDIRAFDGSLDPARAQGLLAALDMARADAARGSVLDFELLRRWQQHVLNTPQPPSFRDLPAFAKGGRERYGIGTDTRARFDGCLAESADGEGDGAAPLSLRAARAYLDVCFFHPFDDGNARAAFLTAVFVLAREDVQLGSVALLRRVSYQADDPQAPLTLARHIELAWR, encoded by the coding sequence GTGATCTCCGATCTGCATCCCGGCTCTCTGAGCTGGGACGAGGTAGACCCGTCCCGCCACCCCTTCGACAGTGCGGCGGCAGACCGCGTAGTACGGTCCCTCGGCCCGGCACGCCGGGTGCCACACCGCCCCGACGCGCCCATTGGCAGCCCGGAGATGAGCGCATGGGGTTCTGGTGAAGCGGAGCTGTGGGCCAAGGCCATGTCGCACGCCCTCGCGCAGCATTACGGCCTGTGGGCCCTGGGCTGGCGCTGGGCGACTGGCGAAGGCGACCACGACGGCGGGCCGGTACGGAACTGGTGCTGTACGCAGCATTCGATCAAGACCCCTGAGGAAACGATCACCCGGGTCGTCGCGGCGCTGATCGAGTGGCGCGAATGGCTGGAGAGTCTCGCCGGGTGGTTCGAGGCGTACCCGCTCGACCGGGCCGCTGTCGAGGATGGACGCATCGTGGGGAGTCGCGCTGTCCACGCCGTGATCGTGCAGGTCATCGAGCGCACCGGCTGCGCAAGCGGCTGGTACGGGCACTGCGTTCAAGTGCTCACCTGGTTCCTGAACCGGTGGGGCGTCGCGCCCCGCACCGCGCAGGACTTGGTCGAGCAGGCGATCGGCGGGCGGTTCGAGAGCTGGACCAGTCCGGACACGGTCCTGCTCGACGAGGTGGCAAGCAAGCTCGCGTCGTCCCGACAGCCTGATGGCGGCGCGGAGGCATCCGGTCCCGTGCCAGACCACCTTGAACGCTGGCTGGCGATACGCAGGAGCGCACAGCCGCGAGACGTCGGGACCGGTACCGATGCCCACGGCTACCGCAAGACCGGCACGGCTACCGGGAGCAAGCCGCTCGCCTTATTGCGCGACGGTGCCGCCGAAGACATCCGTGCCTTCGACGGCTCGCTGGATCCCGCCCGCGCGCAAGGCCTCCTCGCCGCGTTGGACATGGCGCGGGCCGACGCCGCTCGCGGTTCGGTGCTCGATTTCGAGCTGCTGCGCCGCTGGCAGCAGCACGTCCTGAACACTCCGCAGCCGCCGTCGTTCCGCGACTTGCCGGCCTTCGCCAAGGGCGGTAGGGAGCGCTACGGGATCGGCACGGACACCCGCGCCCGCTTTGACGGCTGTCTGGCCGAGAGCGCCGACGGCGAGGGCGACGGCGCCGCGCCTCTGAGTCTGCGTGCTGCCCGCGCGTACCTGGACGTCTGCTTCTTTCACCCCTTCGACGACGGCAACGCCCGGGCCGCGTTCCTCACCGCCGTCTTCGTCCTCGCGCGCGAGGACGTCCAGCTTGGGTCCGTCGCCCTGCTACGGCGCGTCTCGTATCAAGCCGACGACCCGCAGGCACCGCTGACACTCGCCCGACACATCGAGCTCGCCTGGCGCTAG
- a CDS encoding alanyl-tRNA editing protein: MAELSTTLVTFPAGATSGTATVLAVHALAEGAGVIVDTTPFHPLDHSWPDQPGDTGVLRAAGAEHAVADCVTGGVGPDGEFALGTDIPVRRGDESWQWLAVHILDKAEAPAPGTAVELRVDEARRAALSASHTGCHLMALALNEALTDRWRKEARTDGLNHPDFDSLAMDTSRIALDASTDRYRLGKSLRKKGFDPEGLRETLPELTEKINTRLAEWLSQDATIRIDTPGPELTARRQWVCELPERTVEIPCGGTHLHRLGELASLTAELTLSEDGSELVVVTTPKRV, encoded by the coding sequence ATGGCTGAGCTGAGCACCACCCTCGTCACCTTCCCCGCCGGCGCGACGTCCGGGACCGCGACGGTCCTGGCCGTGCACGCGCTGGCGGAGGGTGCGGGCGTGATCGTCGACACCACCCCGTTCCACCCGCTGGACCACAGCTGGCCCGACCAGCCCGGCGACACCGGCGTCCTGCGCGCCGCCGGAGCGGAGCACGCGGTGGCGGACTGCGTCACCGGCGGCGTGGGCCCGGACGGGGAGTTCGCCCTCGGGACGGACATCCCGGTCCGGCGCGGAGACGAGAGCTGGCAATGGCTGGCGGTGCACATCCTGGACAAGGCCGAAGCTCCGGCACCAGGCACCGCCGTAGAACTGCGCGTCGACGAAGCCCGCCGCGCAGCCCTGTCCGCCTCCCACACCGGCTGCCACCTGATGGCCCTGGCCCTGAACGAAGCCCTCACCGACCGCTGGCGCAAAGAAGCCCGCACCGACGGCCTGAACCACCCCGACTTCGACAGCCTCGCGATGGACACCTCCCGCATCGCCCTGGACGCCAGCACCGACCGCTACCGCCTCGGCAAGTCCCTCCGCAAGAAGGGCTTCGACCCCGAAGGCCTCCGCGAGACGCTGCCCGAGCTGACCGAGAAGATCAACACCCGCCTCGCCGAATGGCTGTCCCAGGACGCCACAATCCGCATCGACACCCCCGGCCCGGAGCTCACAGCACGCCGCCAATGGGTCTGCGAACTGCCGGAGCGCACCGTCGAGATCCCCTGCGGCGGCACGCACCTGCACCGACTCGGGGAGCTGGCGTCACTGACCGCGGAGCTGACGCTGTCCGAGGACGGGAGCGAGCTGGTGGTGGTGACGACGCCGAAGCGGGTGTGA
- the dtd gene encoding D-aminoacyl-tRNA deacylase, translating to MRAVVQRVSEASVRVAGEVVGAIEGPGLAVLVGVTHDDTPAKAAQLARKLWSLRLFEGEVGEPGTEQSCSDFGGPLLVISQFTLYGDARKGRRPTWSAAAPGPVAEPLVEVVVAELRGLGAKVETGRFGADMKVALVNDGPFTVVLEI from the coding sequence ATGCGAGCGGTGGTCCAGAGGGTGAGCGAGGCGTCGGTGCGGGTGGCCGGCGAGGTGGTCGGGGCGATCGAGGGACCGGGACTGGCCGTCCTGGTCGGCGTCACGCATGACGACACCCCGGCGAAGGCCGCGCAGTTGGCTCGCAAACTGTGGAGCCTTCGGCTTTTCGAAGGCGAGGTCGGCGAGCCGGGAACCGAGCAGTCATGCTCTGATTTCGGTGGGCCACTGCTTGTAATCAGCCAGTTCACGCTTTATGGCGACGCGCGCAAGGGCCGCCGCCCCACCTGGAGCGCCGCCGCGCCCGGACCGGTCGCCGAACCGCTGGTCGAGGTGGTCGTCGCCGAACTGCGCGGACTCGGCGCGAAAGTGGAGACCGGCCGATTCGGCGCGGATATGAAAGTGGCGCTCGTGAACGACGGTCCTTTCACCGTCGTCCTGGAGATCTGA
- a CDS encoding S8 family serine peptidase, protein MVRRTLRKLTVAVLAAGCVMSGTAAARAAQPPAKQISGGAPSPGTAHCTTSLPVPNLPAGSADPDLLWPQQRLGLSQAGVWYLNRGKDVTVAVIDTGVDPANAAFATHAVLPGPSVADPGDTADYDCSGHGTAVAAIIAGKQSGLFGFTGVAPEAQILPIRQTYDPAVSGSSVKLADAIRTAVAAGARVVNISIGVPDDSPQLRSAVQNALASDVLIVAAVGPGPKSYPAAIPGVLAVGAIDARGRVEPRGQGTGVLVSAPGGRMAVPAAGYSDGLTAMEGTDLAAPYVSGVAALVLSDRPTLHNWQVVQRLEATADPPVVNPSSAPGTPSTPDPATGYGVVDPYRAVSQDLPDERRPDPSIGPGVVVSPADAAVPGYDRGASRLALGVSAGAVLVLAAPVAVAARRGRVKGSRAAV, encoded by the coding sequence ATGGTTCGACGTACCCTGCGAAAGCTCACCGTCGCGGTCCTCGCGGCCGGCTGTGTGATGTCCGGGACCGCCGCGGCGCGCGCGGCCCAGCCGCCCGCCAAGCAGATCTCCGGCGGCGCGCCGTCCCCGGGCACCGCGCACTGCACCACTTCCCTGCCCGTCCCGAACCTGCCCGCCGGCAGCGCCGACCCCGACCTGCTCTGGCCGCAGCAGCGGCTGGGGCTCAGCCAGGCCGGCGTCTGGTACCTCAACCGCGGCAAGGACGTCACCGTCGCGGTGATCGACACCGGCGTCGATCCGGCGAACGCGGCGTTCGCCACCCACGCGGTGCTGCCCGGGCCGAGCGTCGCCGACCCCGGCGACACCGCCGACTACGACTGCAGCGGCCACGGGACGGCGGTCGCGGCGATCATCGCCGGCAAGCAGAGCGGCCTGTTCGGCTTCACCGGCGTCGCGCCGGAGGCGCAGATCCTGCCGATCCGGCAGACCTACGACCCGGCGGTGTCCGGCAGTTCCGTGAAGCTCGCCGACGCGATCCGCACGGCGGTCGCGGCCGGCGCGCGCGTCGTCAACATCTCCATCGGCGTCCCGGACGACTCGCCGCAGCTGCGCTCGGCGGTGCAGAACGCGCTGGCCAGCGACGTGCTGATCGTCGCCGCGGTCGGTCCCGGGCCCAAGAGCTATCCGGCGGCGATCCCCGGGGTGCTGGCGGTCGGGGCGATCGACGCCCGCGGCCGTGTGGAGCCGCGCGGGCAGGGGACCGGCGTGCTGGTGTCGGCGCCGGGCGGACGGATGGCGGTCCCGGCGGCGGGTTACTCGGACGGGCTCACCGCCATGGAGGGCACGGACCTCGCCGCGCCTTACGTCTCCGGCGTCGCCGCCCTCGTCCTGTCCGACCGGCCGACCCTGCACAACTGGCAGGTGGTGCAACGGCTGGAGGCGACCGCCGACCCGCCGGTCGTGAACCCCTCGAGCGCGCCGGGTACGCCGAGCACGCCGGACCCCGCGACCGGGTACGGCGTCGTCGACCCTTATCGCGCGGTCTCGCAGGACCTGCCCGACGAGCGCCGCCCCGATCCCTCGATCGGTCCCGGTGTCGTCGTCTCGCCGGCGGACGCCGCCGTGCCGGGCTACGACCGGGGCGCCTCGCGGCTGGCGCTCGGCGTGAGCGCCGGCGCGGTGCTCGTGCTGGCGGCGCCGGTGGCCGTGGCGGCGCGGCGGGGGCGCGTAAAGGGCTCGCGCGCGGCTGTATGA
- a CDS encoding DUF885 domain-containing protein: protein MTSINEIAEDYVARYVELDPQFATDLGVAGHDHELTDYSTEGFAERNTLTASTLAAIRALEPADENERVAKEAMEERLALAVETYEAGDDTSALNVIASPFQSVRSVFDQMSTDGEENHANIARRLAAVPETLEQLKATLADSAAAGRVSARRQVLACARQAKDWNGEFSGENFWAGLVGRTGATGAVRADLDRGAAAATAATAEFGSFLIEKLLPVAPAKDAVGRERYQRASREFLGDTIDLEETYAWGLDEVARLRAEMNATAARIVPGGSLRDALAALDADASRQIIGADNFRAWMQEKSDAAVEELADVHFDIPEPVRRLECMIAPTHDGVMYYSPPSEDFTRPGRMWWSVPEGQTEFSTWRETTTVYHEGVPGHHLQCAQTIYRNDVLNRWQRSMCWVSGHGEGWALYAERLMDDLGYLSDPADKLGMLDGQMMRAVRVVVDLGMHLEFEIPAGTDFGNGADHGGERWTPDLGWEFMTANVNTTEAQLAFELDRYLGWPGQAPAYKIGERIWLQARDDAKARQGADFDLKTFHRQALDLGSIGLKPLREALGRL, encoded by the coding sequence GTGACGTCCATCAATGAGATCGCCGAAGACTACGTCGCCCGCTACGTCGAACTGGACCCGCAGTTCGCCACCGACCTCGGTGTCGCCGGGCACGATCACGAGCTGACCGATTACTCCACGGAGGGCTTCGCCGAGCGCAACACGCTGACGGCCTCGACCCTCGCGGCGATCCGGGCGCTGGAGCCCGCGGATGAGAACGAGCGCGTGGCCAAGGAGGCCATGGAGGAGCGCCTGGCGCTGGCGGTCGAGACCTACGAGGCCGGCGACGACACCTCCGCGCTGAACGTGATCGCCAGCCCTTTCCAGTCGGTGCGCTCGGTGTTCGACCAGATGAGCACCGACGGCGAGGAGAACCACGCGAACATCGCCCGGCGTCTGGCGGCCGTGCCGGAGACGCTGGAGCAGCTGAAGGCGACGCTGGCCGACTCCGCCGCCGCAGGCCGGGTCTCCGCGCGGCGCCAGGTGCTGGCGTGCGCCCGGCAGGCGAAGGACTGGAACGGCGAGTTCAGCGGCGAGAACTTCTGGGCCGGCCTGGTCGGGCGCACCGGCGCCACCGGCGCGGTCCGTGCGGACCTGGACCGCGGCGCGGCGGCGGCCACCGCCGCGACCGCCGAGTTCGGCAGCTTCCTCATCGAGAAGCTGCTGCCCGTGGCGCCGGCCAAGGACGCCGTCGGCCGCGAGCGGTACCAGCGCGCGTCCCGCGAGTTCCTCGGCGACACCATCGACCTGGAGGAGACCTACGCCTGGGGTCTGGACGAAGTCGCCCGGCTGCGCGCCGAGATGAACGCGACCGCGGCGCGCATCGTGCCGGGCGGCTCGCTGCGGGACGCGCTGGCCGCGCTGGACGCCGACGCCTCCCGGCAGATCATCGGCGCCGACAACTTCCGCGCCTGGATGCAGGAGAAGTCCGACGCCGCCGTCGAGGAGCTGGCGGACGTCCACTTCGACATCCCCGAGCCGGTGCGGCGCCTGGAGTGCATGATCGCGCCGACCCACGACGGCGTCATGTACTACTCGCCGCCGTCGGAGGACTTCACGCGTCCGGGGCGCATGTGGTGGTCCGTGCCCGAGGGCCAGACCGAGTTCTCCACCTGGCGCGAGACCACGACGGTCTACCACGAGGGCGTTCCCGGGCATCACCTGCAGTGCGCCCAGACCATCTACCGCAACGACGTGCTGAACCGCTGGCAGCGCTCGATGTGCTGGGTCTCCGGCCACGGCGAGGGCTGGGCGCTGTACGCCGAGCGGCTGATGGACGACCTGGGCTACCTGTCGGACCCCGCCGACAAGCTGGGCATGCTGGACGGCCAGATGATGCGCGCCGTGCGCGTGGTCGTGGACCTGGGCATGCACCTGGAGTTCGAGATCCCGGCCGGGACCGACTTCGGCAACGGCGCCGACCACGGCGGCGAGCGCTGGACGCCGGACCTGGGCTGGGAGTTCATGACGGCGAACGTCAACACCACCGAGGCGCAGCTCGCCTTCGAGCTGGACCGCTACCTCGGCTGGCCGGGCCAGGCGCCGGCCTACAAGATCGGCGAGCGGATCTGGTTGCAGGCCCGCGACGACGCGAAGGCGCGGCAGGGTGCTGACTTCGATCTGAAGACGTTCCACCGCCAGGCGCTGGACCTCGGGTCCATCGGGCTCAAGCCGCTGCGCGAGGCGCTCGGACGGCTGTAG